Proteins from a genomic interval of Clostridium scatologenes:
- a CDS encoding DUF3232 domain-containing protein translates to MFREKINEFIRVISKTEDCECLNMMEELIDSAGDYLRRVNVLEVGIMVGKYSKEDDEYRKYIEKLDRQRSSAYDNLISNVKIINRLCRINNLVPMYQGNEEERVEVAEFAQKVVDELFSTRRL, encoded by the coding sequence ATGTTTAGAGAAAAAATTAATGAATTTATTAGAGTTATTTCTAAAACAGAGGATTGTGAATGTTTAAATATGATGGAAGAATTAATAGACTCTGCTGGGGATTATTTAAGAAGAGTTAATGTACTAGAAGTAGGAATAATGGTTGGAAAGTATAGCAAAGAAGATGATGAATATAGAAAATATATTGAGAAACTAGATAGACAAAGAAGCAGTGCATATGATAATTTAATATCAAATGTTAAAATTATTAATAGACTTTGTAGAATAAATAATTTAGTACCAATGTATCAAGGAAATGAAGAAGAAAGAGTAGAAGTAGCTGAGTTTGCACAAAAAGTAGTAGATGAGCTATTTAGTACAAGGAGATTATAA
- a CDS encoding DUF2156 domain-containing protein, protein MLNFKPLSLEDKELFDKYLKPYSFETCEYSFTNLFIWRKACDIQYAIYKDVIIIKKMDFDGSYHFMQPIGYKKENLKEIVNLLLELRSSYDLSYLFKDAEQPFIDDLLDVFDDTFVIEEDRDNFDYIYESKKLISLSGKILHKKKNHYNYFIKNYDYKISEMTPELIQPCIKAAREWCHKHICKGYLLYELRSIEELLKNSNKLDFIGMVVHVNDKLSAFTIGEKVNENVGIIHIEKADSDIRGLYNFVNKTFIENYFSEIPLINREQDLGIEGLRQAKLSYSPLELVKKFNVS, encoded by the coding sequence ATGCTTAATTTTAAACCCCTATCTCTAGAAGATAAGGAACTCTTTGACAAATATTTAAAACCATACTCATTTGAAACCTGTGAATATTCTTTTACAAATCTTTTTATATGGCGAAAAGCTTGCGATATACAATATGCTATTTATAAAGATGTAATAATTATTAAAAAGATGGACTTTGATGGAAGTTATCATTTTATGCAGCCTATAGGCTATAAAAAAGAAAATTTAAAAGAAATAGTTAATCTTTTATTAGAACTTAGATCTTCATATGACCTAAGTTACCTTTTTAAAGATGCAGAACAACCATTTATAGATGATCTATTAGATGTTTTTGATGATACTTTTGTTATAGAAGAGGATAGAGATAACTTTGATTATATATATGAAAGTAAAAAACTTATAAGTCTCTCTGGAAAAATTCTTCATAAGAAAAAAAATCATTATAACTATTTTATAAAAAATTATGATTATAAAATTTCTGAAATGACACCAGAACTAATACAACCATGCATAAAAGCTGCTCGTGAATGGTGTCACAAACATATATGTAAGGGATATCTTTTATATGAACTCAGATCTATAGAAGAATTACTAAAAAATAGTAACAAATTAGACTTTATAGGAATGGTTGTTCACGTTAATGATAAGCTATCAGCTTTCACTATAGGTGAAAAGGTAAATGAAAATGTTGGAATAATACACATTGAAAAAGCAGATTCAGATATAAGAGGTCTTTATAACTTTGTCAATAAAACTTTTATAGAAAATTATTTTAGTGAAATTCCACTCATAAACCGTGAACAAGATTTAGGAATTGAAGGTCTAAGACAAGCAAAATTATCTTATTCTCCTCTTGAGCTTGTTAAAAAATTTAATGTAAGTTAA
- a CDS encoding M50 family metallopeptidase: MNFLTEILWKTLIETFYLTGMIILIGLILGVLRNNSIKNFQRSFGSNAVMITGFIGVPIHELSHAIFAVLFGHKITKIKLLQKPDESGVMGYVQHGYNQNSIYQQIGNFFIGIAPIFGGVFSIITLMKFMLPRVYNSFIDILIRSLHVTVLNKSTIEGIINSYSGLIKVIFSLKNFQNPYFYIFLFLSICISSHISLSSADTKGAFRGLCVIFVILLILNALNLTKYILAIDLIKYNILITGFLMISVILSTITFLLSLILISIK, encoded by the coding sequence ATGAACTTTTTAACAGAAATATTATGGAAAACTCTTATAGAAACATTTTATTTAACAGGTATGATTATATTAATCGGATTGATACTTGGTGTACTAAGAAATAATTCAATAAAAAACTTTCAAAGGAGTTTTGGCAGCAATGCAGTAATGATAACAGGATTTATTGGTGTTCCAATACATGAGCTAAGTCATGCTATTTTTGCTGTATTATTTGGACATAAAATTACTAAAATTAAGTTACTTCAAAAACCAGATGAGAGTGGTGTAATGGGATATGTACAACATGGTTACAATCAAAATAGTATTTACCAACAAATAGGAAATTTTTTTATAGGCATAGCACCTATATTTGGAGGAGTTTTTTCTATAATTACTTTGATGAAATTTATGTTACCAAGAGTTTATAACAGTTTTATTGATATATTAATTAGAAGTTTGCATGTTACAGTGTTAAATAAAAGTACAATTGAAGGAATAATAAACTCTTACTCAGGGCTAATAAAAGTTATTTTTTCTTTAAAGAATTTTCAAAATCCATATTTTTATATATTTTTATTTTTATCTATATGCATATCTTCACATATATCTTTGAGTTCTGCAGATACAAAAGGAGCTTTTAGGGGATTGTGTGTTATATTTGTAATATTGTTAATATTAAATGCTTTAAATTTAACAAAATATATCTTGGCTATTGATTTAATAAAGTATAATATTTTAATAACGGGATTTTTAATGATATCTGTAATACTTTCTACAATAACATTTTTACTAAGTTTAATTCTTATTAGTATAAAGTGA